CTTGTACAAggatataaactttaaaaatattgtgaaGGAACTGTGTTAATTGAGTTAAAGtagaaagaaatatgaaaatgtgaagaaaatggaaaatattgtACTCTAAAAATCGCAGCACTAAGGAGGCAGAAGAATGCGTCAGAAGGCGGCTGGGACACGTGTCAGACGGGGAAGGGGCAGCGCATCACTAGAGAAGAAGGGCCACGTGTCAAGCATCCAGTGGCaaagaaaaatcaatgaaatacCTCGCGTCGGGCAGGATTCGAAGGCCGGCAGCCCACTCCCTTAGGTGCGTTCGTACTCATGCATGGAGGTGCATGTGGAGTTCTTCTCTGGTGCATGGGAGCGCGTGTagggtgtcacaatcgcactcttgatggcagcggacttgcaattgtgcggcactcactttccaacgacaagtgagctaagccaattcgttcttgcatcgcctacggccaagcgacgtatgctcgagcctctagcctcgatttaagagaaggttttagaaaacgagggcaaaaatagattttttaaagagagatttttgaaagagacgctATATgagcaagcaagagagtaacaataACGGCTCatagtatataaccttgggtagggagaagttgacaactagtcatatcccctacagtacattttgaggcatttcatgtctggcaggcctagacatgatttttctcAAACGTCATACTCcctaaaaatacaaaaggaaaacactagaatatgtaaagacataaaggggttggcttgtcatgggcatgcggccatgggaaacatgccttggacgagcatgaccatgacacaGGGCAGGTGTAAGCTCCTTTTTAGCAAATTCGCTTATGTTTGCCCGATTTTCATCCCAATTTCAATTATAGTcatatttttatgtgatttaGGACCTAATtgaggaaaataaatattttggacACCTTATTCGCATAGTAAAGCTAAAAGAAATGGCAAGTATCAATCATGTAAGTCAACGTACGAATTTTTAGAAAGCAACACTTATAGGGATAGCTTggaatgcatgcatgctagtgaATTTACCTTAGGTGGTAGCTTTCCATGAATGAATATAGGTAATGTGATTATTATGAGTATGAATGTATTATGTAAAGCATTATGAGAATTATCTGAGTGTTGCAATTATGCTTTAAGCTTCTGTTAGATACATGTACATGTTTAATTAGTGGTGAAAGGAGGATGAAAATTTGTGAACTCTGCGCTCCAAgtgcttgatggatgttatcgcccCGTCGAACATGTATGTTTACtttgcatgaattatgtatgatgatgctaGATGATAGTTCTGTGTACACTTAGTTAATTTCCATGACCCATATTTATGATAAGTCTAGGGATTTGAGGTTAGAGTGACAAGTCACTCAGTATAGACCTAACCTTTCCCTTAGAAGCCTAATAGACCACCACGACATACGAACTACCATAGGAGTACCCTTAGGCTACAAGTGTATGAACGGTGTAATAGCTTCGTGGGGACTAGGTGTTCCTAATCAGAATTTCACTACTCCTAGTCGTTTCGTATGGAAAACGTGAGCCCACGTCGTACATACCATTTAGCTGGATGGAATAAGGGAAGGGTAGTCCTTTCTCGATGAGGGGGACTATTATGAACCTAAGGGGTTGCAGCTCACTTCCTAGGTAAGATACCAAGCAGTCTCGTAAGCTATGTTTGAGGTAGCTTCTCGTAGGTCACTGGTCATTCGCAACTTGACATAAGGGAACTCTTAGGGTGTAAATGAAAGGACAGAAAACTAGCCCCAAGGAGACAAGACCTTAACCAGACATCCTAGAGCCAAAGATAAGTCCGTGGGAAACTGTTAAGCCTAGaatgcgatgagagcctacaagtaggtaaGCTTACGGTGAGTATagtttttatactcatcccagTTTTCCTATCTTTTTTAGGTGTTCGCAGGCTGCCAGTCGAGGTGGAGAAGCATTCGAGAGTTGTGTGGTCACAGAAGGGGTCGTTCTAGAACATCAGTCCGTTTTATGTcattttggagtcttttgagTTTCCTTTTGTATTTGGTAACCCCtttgaaacatttgaaattaaacttatgttttaattaaatggtatttttatatattattctaactctcttttaatttctttttaattatttttgcttttatctttttagtcaCGGTCCGAGTTTTGAAGTCTCGAAAATCAGGTTGTGACAACCTTATAGTCGTCATGATCTCTATAGCTCAACTCTCAAGGTCAGTGAAACCTATATCTTGAAATGCCAAAAGAGTCTAAACTTCATAAAGTTCTCGCGAAAACAAGTAATGTATACAAGAAATAATGGGGCTGAAACACTCATGGTTGGCATGTACGTTGATGACATGATCGTCACTGGTACAATTCTGGATGGCGTCAAAGAGTTCAagcagaaaatgatgaaagaattttTTATGACTGATCTCGGGTTACTCACGTACTACCTCTGTATTGAAGTGGACCAAAAGAAATATTGCATCATGCTAAAGTAATCGACCTATGCCAAGAAGTTGTTGCAGCAATTTAAGATGGCAGAGTGCAACCTAACCAAGTATCACATGGAAGCAAAGTTACAACTAAGAAAAGATACTGAAGGAAGCTTGGTGAATTTTACTGAGTATGGGCACGTCATCGGAAGTCATCGCAAACTGACTCATACTCGTTCAGACCTTTCATATGCTGTTGGAATAGTGAGTGGTTGAAGTATCAAAGAGGGCAAAGTCCCGTAGAACTAGTCGATTTTACGGATAGTTATTTACCTGGAGACATTGATGATAGAAAAAGCACCACAGGAATGGCGTTTTATGTCAACAGAAAGTTAATCTCTTAGCAATCTCAAAAGTAGCAAACTGTGGTGCTATCTTTTTGTGAGGTCGAGTTTATGGTAGCAACTGTGACATTGTGActgagaaatttgttgaatgaAGTGACTAGAAGTGTACTAAAGCTGATAACTCTCTACGTCGACAAAAAATCTCTGATTACACTAATGAAGAATCCAATATTTCATAGATGCAACACACATTAACACTCCCTTCCACTTCATCCGTGAGTGTGTTGAGAAGAGACAAATCATTGAGGAGTTTGTATGCTCTAGAGAGCAACATGCAACTATTCTAACCAAAGTCCTAGCAAGATTTAGGTTTGCAGAGATgcgagaattgttgggagtgatGAATCTCGAACAAAGAGAAGCTAATAAACTTGACTGAGTAGaataagttactaacttaTGGAGTAACTTTAGGAGAATTATTAGTAGACTTAGTAACCTTAGAAAGATGGTTAGTGGTTATAaacttgaagaaaaagttTAAGGAGGTAGTTAGTGCTTTATCCACTGTAAATACTCATGACAGGTAtgtttttttcacaaaaacaataaagagAATGGAAAAGCTAAGTGTTGATCTTTGTTCCAAAAGATCTCTCCCCtcaagttgttttttttgctctctttatttgtttcgacatattttGATCGTGAGTTATTTTCAACCGGGAAGGAGTTTTGCTAGAGTAAGTCGGCCATTGTTAGAGCAACTAATGACGGAAGGAGGAAGATGGAGAAAAGGAGGAGAAAGCAGATAATTGGGACTGAGAATTGGGCAAGAAGAAGTCTTTTGTGTggtttataatatatgataaagATGATGACGATGTTGTGCGAACATTGAAAGAGGTTGGGATATTTTTGGAGAACGTTCGTATAAGGAGGATGTTATAAGTGACTAATTAtagttataaaatatgaaagttatCGCTCTTGAAATGACTCAGGACTCATGCGGTCAAAggttcattttgaggctatataaagttaTGGATGTTGTCATGGTTAAATAGACTTAGAAAATGCAGTAAaaagagcatttgtgctttcttttagTCAATAGCTAAGATATTTTgtaattctatgtagtttaggttgcatgctTAAAATGACTTGATTCATATTCCTCGTGGAATGATTCGAATTTCAAACAAGTgtgattaataaaataatttgaatctaaCTACTCACTTTTAGGGTGATTCTTTGAGgtttttgaatatatttagatctaaaattagatcaaattttcaagagtGGTAGACATTtggaatgaaatcaaattgttCTAGTAGGGTTTTATATACCCAAAACACTTACTAAAGTTAGTTAGATTTAACTAGTTAGggttatcatatcatttcaaatattatatagcAATAGGAACTTGATCTAACAAACTTATCGAAGAAAAAGGCTTTTACACATAAATTATCTAAGAACCCCACAAACGATATGGAATCAACGTAAAGAAAAGTTTTGGAACGGATTacatttataatcaagaacaAGAGTAAATAAAACATGTTGATAAACCCGTGATTAGAATCACTTCACAAGATATCATGATCAAGACTACTTAAATGACTCTTATATGCAAATCTATacataaaaaatgtaaagaaacAACTTCATGGACAAGAAGCATAATATaaactttcattttaatgTCAAAATCTTCttactaaaacaaaataacaatatctatttatagctcttaaaataaattttgaagtaacCTATGATCCATTATAATCCTCATATCCATCAATAACACAATGACCCCTaacttaaaatgaaaatacaatGAAACATCCCTAAATCTTTATAGGTAGGGtacaattttgttcttaaacAGAGAACAAAGAGTAAATAGAAGAGCTATCAGATGCACATAAACCTTTTtcatccatatatatatatatataacctaagaacttttttaaacaaatgatAAGATTAACAGATTTTAGGCATATTATTAGTGTccaataaacaaattttacaTATGTATTTGTAATAAAAGACTGTTAACATCCAAATGTACAGTAATTTTTTATGGAAGATGAGGCCTCCCTTTGATGAATCCTAAGTGCTAATATCTGAAGCTATGCCAGTATGGCCACCAGATCATCCATGGATTTGAGTGTCTTTTCGTAATATAAATACGACTCATACACCTTGGGTGTGCGAACGTAGTAATCCAACTGAAACACAAACcaaattattctttaatttatataaactaCGTTAAATAAACACGACTCTCCGTAATGATaggatattgttcactttgaacCTAAGCTATCATGACTTTCCTTCAAAAGGTCgcacaccaatggagataggATTTAGTGATTATAAACAcgtgatcattccctaaattggCGGACGTggaactttcatccaacaaactaCACCATCGTAGTCGTGAATTTCATAATTCAAAACTGCCCTCTAAATTCATACGTTATCTCACAAATTCCAATGCAtaatttgtcaaaaaaaaaaaaaaNaaaaaaaaaaaaaaaaaaaaaaaaaaaaaaaaaaaaaaaaaattcaaaattttgagatgggattcaaatcaaataaaatcaaatggtaATTAAAGCACATACCTCGGCCATGTTATCCACCAACTCATTAGCAGTCTTAACATACTCATTCTGGCGAGCTTGGGGCAAAACGGACATGGCAGTTTTCAAGTCTTGGGAGAGATAAGCCGACTTGAGACGAATGTAGAAGATGACATACCTCCACGACATCGTCTCCAGCATGTCGCGGATGCTGTGGAGTCCCTCCGCCGTCTGCCTTATCCTTGCCACTGCCTCCTCCCCCGACAGCCCCGGCTCGAAGTATCGCTCCTTAATGAACGAGTGGGTGCCCCAGGTTTGGGCCAGCGCGGGAGGTGCTGCAGCCTGCAGCCCGGCGACCAGTGCGAGGGCGGTCGCGATGTGGCGGCGCTGGATGGAAAGGGAGGCGGAGATGATGGGGAAGGGGTGGCGGTGGCATCTGTGGGGAGTGGGAATGCGAGAGGAGAAGAGTGTGGTGGCGTTGGCGAAGGCAGGCATGGCTTTGGATAAACTTTAATTTCCTTATGGAAAAACACACACACTTTGTGGCCTTACCTTACCTTACCTTACCTTCCTATCTGCTGCATTCATTCACAACCATACGTTTTATGTCTTTATCCCACTATCTTTGTCGCTACCTTGTTTGTTTGTAAAATGGGATCCCCAAACAATAATGGATCAAATTTTTAGACTAACAAAGAAATTTGATCTACTTTGTTGAATAACTTGAATGTGCTAAGACCATGAGCATATAAGGAAAGTGCTTCAGGTGCAAATACGTGAGTGGGTTCTGGAGTATACTTCCATAGCATGAATACATGAAATACATTGTGTACGGTAGATAAGTTGGGAGGTAGTGCGAGTCTATAGGCCAAAGGTCCTATCCTTTCTAGTATTTCGAAATGACAGATAAATTTAGGGCTTAGTTTCCCCTTTTTATCAAACCTGAGCACCTTTAACTTTTGGATTGCGGCATTGGTGATTTGCATCAGTTCCAACTCTAATAGTTGTCATTTTCCCACTTCTTCCCAAAAGGAAGGGAATCGACATCTCCGTCCATAAAGTGCTTTGTACGGGTCCAATTATATGGTGGTctgataattattattataagcgAATTCCATGAGATGTAGGTACTCATCCCAACTTCGTGTGAAGTCCATTACCCATGCCCTTAGTATGTCTTCCAATACTTGGTCGAGCCTTTCTGTTTGACCATCTATTTGAAGGTGAAAGGATGTACTAAACTTTAACTACATATCTACTGCCTTTTGCAGACTTCTATTGATACAAGAACTCCGTGTAATCGAACTATCTCCTCCAAGTAGAGTTGGGCCCACTTGTCTACTGAATAAGTAGTCTTCTCAAGGATGAAATGAGAGGATTTAGTTAATCGATCAACGATAACCTCTATGACAGGGAAGCCTTTTTTAGTCTTAGGTAACTGAGTTGAAATCCATCGTAACATCCTTCCACATCCATTGGGGAATATTTAGGAGTTGTAGGAATCCTGACGGATGGTTTTTTGGTGTCTTGATTTGATAACACGTCAAACATCGGCTTACATAGTTCGCTATGTCCCGTTTCATCTCTTGCCACCAATAATAGGATCTTAAGTCTTATACATTTTGGTGCATCCAGTGTGGATGGCGAATGGCTAATTGTGGGCTTCTATGAGTAATTTCTTCACTAGTCCTTTGTCCTTGGGTACGCACAACCATCCTCTTCACAAGAGACCCTTATTCTGTAGACATGAAAAATCCTTCAGGACGGTTAGCTTCTTGTTGTTCCAATACTTTGTTGAGGTAAGGGTCATTTTTCTGAGCATCAATTATACGTCTTCTTAGTGTAGGTTGGATCGTTAGTTGTGCCAATCTCATCGTTAAGCTTTTAACTAAGAACTTGATGCTCACCCCAAGCATTTCTTCTTGGAGCTTTCTTCCGGCTTAAGGCATCGGCGTTAACATTGGCTTTTCCAGGATGGTACAACATCTCTATGTCGTAGTCCTTTACTAGTTCCAACTATCTTTTTTGTCTCATGTTGAGCTCTTTTTGCGTGAAAAGGTACTTTATGCTCTTGTAGTCGGTATACACTTGCATTCTTTCTCCATATACATAGTGTCGCCACTTGGGAGCAAACACCACGACTGCTAGCTCTAGATTATGTGTGGGATAATTGCACTTATATTCTTTTAGTTGGCGAGAGGTATATGCTATCACTCTTCTATTTTGCATTAGTACACATCTTAGACCTCTCCTTGAAGTGTCGCTATAAATAACAAAGTTTCTTGAGTTATCTGGTAGTGTGAGGATCGGGGTTGTTACCAACTTGTCCTTGAGTTCCGTGAAGCTCTTCTCGCATACTGATGTCTAAGTGAaagtttttccatttttggtGAGCTAGGTTAGAGgagacaatattttttttgaaggccTTTATAGACCTCTTGTAATAGTTTGTTAGTCCTAGAAAGCTTCTAACTTCTGTGACCGTAGTTGGTCGGGGCCATTTCATTATCGCCTCAACTTTAGTGGGTCTATGGAAATACCTTTTTTTGACACCAAATGTCCGAGAAAGGCCACCACAGGAAGCAAAATCCGCACTTAAGAAAACTTCGCATATAGTTGATCAGTTCGTAACCTTGTCAATACCATTTTGAGGTGGGTTTCATGTTCCTTCTTGGTCTTGGAGTAAATGAGAATATCATCGATGAAGATGATTACGAATGTGTCGAGGAAGTCCTTGGATACTCGGTTCATTAGGTTCATGACGGCTGCAGAGGCGTTAGTTACTCCAAAGGACATCACCGTGAACTTGTAGTGTCCATACCTGCTTCTGAAGGTTGTCTTTGGTACGTCTTCCTCCTTGATCCTTAGTTGGTGATATCTTGACGTTAAATCTATTTGGAGAACACTGATGCCCCTTGAAGTTGATCGAAGAGGTCTTCGATCATTTGGAGTGGGTACCTATTCTTTATTGTGACTTTGTTGAGCTCCCTGTAGTCTTTTCACAATCGAAAGGAactatctttcttttttacgaAAAGTACAGGAGCTCCCCACAGTGAGACACCAAGTGTCTCACGAACCCTTTGTCTAATAGCCCTTCCAGTTGTTCTTTGAGTTCTTTGATTCAGCAAAAGCCATTCTATAAGGGGCCTTGATGATGGTTTGAGTTTCTAACTTGATCCCAAAGTCTCTCTCTGACAGGGGTAGGCCTCCTCTGTAAAGACATTCTAAAAGTCCCTTACTACTTTAAAAGTCCTTTACTACTAGTATGGAGGATATATCCATGTTTGCTTTATTAGTTTTGGTGATGATTATTAGattatggagcctgatgcttatttatagctaagtcaacggttatacataATAAAGCTATGTTTGGTAGAtgagatataaaataaattgttagTAAATAACAAGTTATATTgggtaaagttatatatagtaaatagttatatatagtagatggttatgTCTAGTAAAGCTAAATATAGtaagctaaaccatatatatatatccctcGGGTAGAGctttgtatattttatattctctcttactgtacatacttCAAGTCATCAATCTAAAtcctttagccagagttctccttgcattttctctatcctgttctttggtgttcatctagatcgagtgtgtacgttgttgtgcgatcctaacaactggtatcagagctaggcggaAGTCACcatgatctgtgaagatggaaatttcaaagattggaattgagaagttcgatggatccgatttcagtttctggaagatgcagattgaagattatctgtaccaaaaaaatcttcacgaacccctgTTGGGAGTGATGctggataccatgaccacggagcagtggaagctcaaggatcgaaaAGACTTAGGGATGATCTGGTTGACGCTCTCCAGAAACGTGGcatttaacatcatcaaggttgacaacgtcagatctaaTGAAGGCACTGttgaatatgtacgaaaaaccgtcggctatgaacaaggtgtatttgatgcgaagattgttcaatctacagatgtctgaaggtggatctgttattgatcatataaatgaattcagtatgatcgtaagtcaactgagttcggtggaaattaacttcgaggatgaaattaaagcattgattttgatgtcatctttatccgagtcgtgggatactgttgttgctgcaatcagcagttccagAGGATTTGATAAActaaagtttgatgaaattcgagatgtagttctcagcaaAAGTATTCACAAacgagaaattgaaaattcatctggtagtgctctcagtgttgaccaACAGGGaagatgtaacgaccctaaatttccacatactcagagttgctactaacgtctcatgctcatctataatgcagAAATaaaactcttacatgaacataatttataacgtaaacttcaaaaacacttttaaaacaacttcttctctagaaaatacagtcatggtcttacgtgtttaaatatgaattactgaaatttagagaaaaaaaacaaatacaaaataatttaaaacaatgaaatgcaaaacaacatattctaacttaagactagaaatttaaatatgaatctaccctatgcacgtgccacagtttTTGCTCGCAATGCCGCCATCCctcgtacaagtgcgccttgcctttacctgaaaaatgatgtggcacacggtctaagtatttcaaagaatactcagtaagtggccccactataggggccatgcaaatgcaaatacatgcaatcatgatttagggacctatctctaatcatcttaggggtggcctccagtctcggacaaattggatgtgtagtacttccctacacacgactcacacgtgcgagtgtgaatccccagggcgctcgcacaccccctggaccctctggtcaagctaatctgtagcgacgtccggaggtcagcggaaccccatagtgtcatgcacctcatgaacaccctcatctgtgtgctttcgcacctgtgcgcattcgcgctcatcatacggtgcgcgtccgcactcatcatctctaggggaagtagccctatgcttatgaacatacaatatgcatgaggtccctctaaatccatcataatgtctcttctgacacaaccctctagtctcatctctttgttactctaggtaacacatactcgtggatatttatattaatatcattttcatgctcttaaggttgtgtcctatgtcgatctaacgacatgatgcaatatggcactcatcatcatatagcatgctcaatatggaaaacatcatcatattaaggtaaatgtcacgcaatcatcatactcatcatattgccacaaagtgcatcaaacatatcaagtatgTCATtcaccaatatatatatatactgcacacatcatcaagtatcgtaacccacacatcatcataactcatataccgcatcgtacgacatagttcatacatcatcataactcatacaattttttagcctatcctatagtaaaaccacttacctgattaaCTTAGACTAGTATCACCAATTTATCAAGTTCAGTTTTGTTATTtgtatccaagccaacctatatgaactatgacatcaatttcaattctctaaattttacaatggTCCATGTGTTAAACTCCATGTGAGACTTTATGagtattgaatatatatatatatatatatatatatatatatatcgttaTCCTTTTTTACTCTATGTATTTACTCGGTAAAATTGTTTCTGCCAaatcttcccttttccttctctactgtctctctctctcttcttttctgtatttaattagttaaacatatataatttcctttcctttacctctttctttattcttttctgtacttaattaaatatatatatatatatatatatatatatatttctttaccTCTCTCTCCgtttaattcttttcaaacCTCTCTCGGTTTAATTCTTCTCCAAACCTCTCTCGGTTTAATTCTTTTCCAAACCTcttgtttaattcttttcttccctATTTAATTCTAACAGTTTAGTAAATGAATTGGagatttaattctaaatataattctaaataattgtACAAAGCAGAAATCTATCAATTTAGTAACAaatataattctaaataattgtataaagaagaagatttaTGATCTAATGATCTGACATGATTTCTAACTcctaattaaaatctaaataactaGGTAATGGAGGTGGAAATCTGATTCTAATTAATTCCAtaaaagattttgaattttttcattctctttcctaaaaatatctttaattctGCCTATTGTACGGGCTATTTTCAATCTAATctgattttcatttctttcctaaaaaatatctatgcAATTAACCGAACCATNccctaattcagaaaccctaatctgggatgtttgaagtccgtgctaaaaaatatctatgcAATTAACCGAACCATTTTAGAtcgatttaattttcttttcttcttaccatcttccccctcttccattttttttttcttttaattctaattcttttttaattttattctcataTCTAATTCCTTTAACTCTGTTTAACAGTctaattacatattttttatgtGCTCTGTTATTTACAACCATTCAAATTACCAGGCGAGAAGgccggcacatcgtccggtgactggctctgatatcaactGTAACGACActaatccaccgctagcagatattttcctctttgggctttctctttcgggcttcccctcaaggctttaaaatgtgtctgctaggggaaggtttccacaccgttataaaggggggtagatttgggggcggtcccacatcgattggataaaggaacgagtgccagcgaggacgttgggccccgaagaggggtggattgtgatgtccatgttggttggggaggagaacaaatcaccctttataagggtgtggaaaccttcccctagcagacgcgttttaaagccttgaggggaagcccgaaagggaaagcccaaagaggacaatatctgctagcggtggattagggtcgttacagaagAAGTGNattttttttttcttttaattctaattcttttttaattttattctcataTCTAATTCCTTTAACTCTGTTTAACAGTctaattacatattttttatgtGCTCTGTTATTTACAACCATTCAAATTACCAGGCGAGAAGgccggcacatcgtccggtgactggctctgatatcaactGTAACGACActaatccaccgctagcagatattttcctctttgggctttctctttcgggcttcccctcaaggctttaaaatgtgtctgctaggggaaggtttccacaccgttataaaggggggtagatttgggggcggtcccacatcgattggataaaggaacgagtgccagcgaggacgttgggccccgaagaggggtggattgtgatgtccatgttggttggggaggagaacaaatcaccctttataagggtgtggaaaccttcccctagcagacgcgttttaaagccttgaggggaagcccgaaagggaaagcccaaagaggacaatatctgctagcggtggattagggtcgttacagaagAAGTGAACcgaagggcccaaacaaagggcaatcaaaatcaaagaaccgagaaaaatctccaaatagaccaaacgtaacgtgttgga
The nucleotide sequence above comes from Cucurbita pepo subsp. pepo cultivar mu-cu-16 chromosome LG11, ASM280686v2, whole genome shotgun sequence. Encoded proteins:
- the LOC111805121 gene encoding photosynthetic NDH subunit of lumenal location 2, chloroplastic, which produces MPAFANATTLFSSRIPTPHRCHRHPFPIISASLSIQRRHIATALALVAGLQAAAPPALAQTWGTHSFIKERYFEPGLSGEEAVARIRQTAEGLHSIRDMLETMSWRYVIFYIRLKSAYLSQDLKTAMSVLPQARQNEYVKTANELVDNMAELDYYVRTPKVYESYLYYEKTLKSMDDLVAILA